Proteins from a genomic interval of Lycium ferocissimum isolate CSIRO_LF1 chromosome 2, AGI_CSIRO_Lferr_CH_V1, whole genome shotgun sequence:
- the LOC132045179 gene encoding probable hexosyltransferase MUCI70, which translates to MTTGSLGLRSSGSYGSLQQHQLQNSGSAFQTRKPPKMFKEKEGLFLWICKFAPRKKVGMLLLCAVSAAVFLWVLYVAKGEDTQELTTSMNSQVFPPETGQIRHIDSIEQNNLGQIASIESPPPPPPAYFKGYTLPPGNPCEGFTLPPPPADKKRTGPRPCPVCYLPVEQAIALMPDAPSFSPGVSSLTYIHEENLSKSEFGGSEFGGYPSLKQRNDSYDIRESMSVHCGFVRGARPGYQTGFDIDDSNLLAMESCRGVVVASAIFGAFDLIRQPQNISEYAKGNVCFYMFVDEETENFLRNSSELDSSMRIGLWRIVVVHNLPYDDPRRNGKVPKLLLHRLFPNARYSLWVDAKLELLVDPYQILERFLWRKNASFAISRHYRRFDVFVEAEANKAASKFDNASIDFQVDFYKKEGLTPYTRAKLPITSDVPEGCVIVKEHIPISNLFTCLWFNEVDRFTPRDQISFAIVRDKIREKTNWTLNMFLDCERRNFVVQGYHREVLEHWPPPPPPSAVAVVHPLPPVIDETLRILPNVSASSILTSPVKKIPTKRGRERKSRRHRKVIPGSKDLNFR; encoded by the exons ATGACTACAGGGTCATTGGGTCTTCGTTCTTCAGGGAGTTATGgatcattacaacaacaccaattACAGAACAGTGGCTCTGCTTTCCAGACAAGAAAGCCCCCAAAAATGTTTAAGGAGAAAGAGGGATTGTTTCTTTGGATCTGCAAATTTGCACCTAGAAAAAAGGTTGGGATGTTGCTACTTTGTGCTGTGTCTGCTGCAGTGTTTTTGTGGGTCTTGTATGTTGCCAAAG GTGAAGATACACAGGAACTTACCACCTCCATGAATAGTCAGGTGTTTCCTCCAGAGACCGGACAGATTAGGCATATCGATTCGATAGAGCAAAATAATCTTGGACAAATTGCATCAATTGAATCTCCCCCGCCTCCACCTCCTGCATATTTTAAAGGGTACACTCTTCCTCCTGGGAATCCATGTGAAGGCTTCACACTGCCACCTCCCCCAGCAGATAAGAAGAGGACTGGACCAAGGC CATGTCCAGTATGCTATCTTCCTGTCGAACAAGCTATTGCATTAATGCCAGATGCACCGTCCTTTTCTCCCGGAGTTAGCAGTTTGACTTACATTCATGAAGAAAATTTGAGTAAATCCGAGTTTGGAGGTTCAGAATTTGGTGGGTATCCTTCCCTGAAGCAGAGGAATGATTCATATGATATAAGAGAGTCCATGAGTGTGCACTGCGG ATTTGTCAGGGGAGCCAGGCCTGGGTATCAGACAGGTTTTGACATTGATGACTCTAACCTTCTTGCGATGGAATCTTGTCGAGGTGTTGTTGTGGCATCGGCAATATTTG GTGCTTTTGATTTGATTCGTCAACcacagaatataagtgaatatgCTAAAGGGAATGTCTGCTTCTACATGTTTGTGGATGAGGAAACCGAAAATTTTCTGAGAAATTCAAGTGAACTGGATAGTAGCATGAGAATTGGTTTATGGAGAATCGTCGTTGTTCATAACCTACCTTATGATGATCCAAGACGAAATGGAAAG GTCCCAAAGCTTTTGCTGCACAGGCTTTTCCCAAATGCTCGTTATTCTCTATGGGTTGACGCAAAACTTGAGCTTCTTGTGGATCCATATCAAATACTTGAAAG ATTCTTGTGGAGAAAAAATGCAAGCTTTGCAATATCAAGACACTACAGGCGCTTTGATGTGTTTGTAGAAGCAGAGGCTAATAAGGCTGCTTCTAAGTTTGACAATGCTTCCATCGATTTCCAGGTTGACTTCTATAAAAAGGAAGGTCTAACTCCATATACCAGAGCTAAACTTCCTATCACGAGTG ATGTTCCTGAGGGGTGTGTAATCGTAAAAGAGCATATTCCGATCTCCAATCTCTTTACTTGTCTTTGGTTTAATGAAGTGGACCGCTTTACTCCAAGAGACCAAATTAGCTTTGCTATCGTGAGAGACAAGATCAGGGAAAAGACAAATTGGACTTTGAATATGTTCTTAGACTGTGAACGGCGAAACTTTGTGGTTCAG GGTTACCATAGAGAAGTTCTTGAGCACTGGCCTCCCCCACCTCCTCCTAGTGCTGTTGCGGTTGTTCATCCTCTGCCGCCTGTAATTGATGAAACTCTGAGGATCCTGCCCAATGTTTCAGCATCAAGTATCCTTACTAGTCCAGTCAAAAAGATACCCACAAAGCGTGGGAGAGAGAGGAAATCCAGACGTCATAGAAAAGTTATTCCGGGTAGTAAAGATCTCAACTTCAGATAA
- the LOC132045188 gene encoding large ribosomal subunit protein bL21m, whose amino-acid sequence MANRRYLQTLTRHLSYLLSPNLHSLNSISPQTTLTPALLNSINTLTSSPKCPQINTKISSFHRHFCSKPPNISDGDDDEDETDFDDEDDVESNSEPSREYTQEEKEQEAAEIGYKVMGPLQRSDRVFKPYEPVFAIIQIGSHQFKVSNGDSIFTEKLKFCEVNDKLILNKVMLLGSKTQTIIGRPILPDAAVHAVVEEHALDAKVLIFKKKRRKNYRRTRGHRQELTKLRITDIQGVEKPEVVPILKTEKKGAKKVAVAA is encoded by the exons ATGGCGAATCGGCGATACCTTCAAACCCTAACCCGCCATTTATCATACCTTCTCTCTCCAAACCTCCATTCCCTCAATTCCATTTCCCCTCAAACAACCCTAACCCCAGCCCTTCTCAATTCCATCAACACATTAACTTCCTCTCCCAAATGCCCCCAAATTAACACTAAAATCTCATCTTTCCACCGCCATTTCTGCTCGAAACCACCGAACATTAGCGATGGTGATGATGACGAGGATGAAACTGATTTTGATGATGAGGATGACGTGGAGTCAAATAGTGAGCCCAGTAGAGAGTATACTCaagaggagaaagaacaagaggcagCTGAAATTGGGTATAAGGTGATGGGCCCACTTCAGAGATCCGACCGCGTTTTCAAACCATATGAACCCGTTTTTGCTATTATTCAG ATTGGTTCCCACCAGTTTAAAGTGAGCAATGGTGATTCCATTTTTACAGAGAAATTGAAGTTCTGTGAAGTCAATGACAAG TTGATTCTAAACAAGGTTATGCTGTTGGGCTCAAAGACTCAGACAATCATTGGCAGGCCTATATTGCCTGATGCAGCTGTTCATGCTGTCGTTGAGGAGCAT GCATTAGATGCCAAAGTACTGATATTCAAGAAGAAGAGACGAAAGAACTATCGACGAACACGAGGGCATCGGCAG GAATTAACAAAGTTGAGGATTACGGATATACAAGGGGTTGAAAAACCTGAAGTGGTACCAATTCTCAAGACAGAGAAGAAGGGTGCAAAGAAGGTCGCAGTAGCAGCTTAA